A single Leptolyngbya sp. FACHB-261 DNA region contains:
- a CDS encoding DUF1995 family protein: MTALPNSLDEAVDHAVEATRAALAAGYSRLQIELRFPELNSMPLARNFTRAFSDLTREDGSPGLKVLFADAGAAALARRDWEGEGFEMRGINEGRTKIEPEDRAVLVVAPTSVELNTAEKHAVEAGERPFVLFNPQLEDIGRIGIGYAGRQVRERFLNTFEPCYFVQPLDEDVALLRCYPAPWQVWQRQGEEFQLVAEQPLKPNTDDLNRIFQAETGGRRSEGLLASMSRFLRALSQ, from the coding sequence ATGACTGCCCTGCCCAACTCTCTAGATGAAGCGGTTGACCACGCCGTTGAGGCGACCCGTGCTGCTCTCGCTGCGGGCTACAGCCGACTTCAGATTGAGCTGCGCTTCCCTGAGCTGAATTCGATGCCTCTAGCGCGCAACTTCACCCGCGCCTTCAGTGACCTGACTCGCGAGGATGGGTCGCCTGGTCTAAAGGTGCTATTCGCTGATGCGGGTGCAGCGGCCCTAGCCCGACGCGATTGGGAAGGCGAAGGGTTTGAGATGCGCGGGATTAATGAAGGCCGAACCAAGATCGAGCCAGAGGATCGGGCGGTGCTAGTGGTTGCACCTACCTCTGTGGAGCTGAACACAGCAGAAAAACACGCAGTTGAGGCGGGTGAACGGCCCTTTGTGCTGTTTAATCCACAGCTAGAGGACATCGGTAGGATTGGCATTGGCTATGCAGGCCGCCAAGTTCGCGAGCGCTTTCTCAACACTTTCGAGCCCTGCTACTTTGTGCAACCTCTAGATGAGGATGTAGCCCTGCTGCGCTGTTATCCTGCCCCCTGGCAGGTGTGGCAACGTCAAGGCGAGGAGTTTCAACTGGTTGCAGAACAGCCCCTCAAACCCAACACCGACGATCTGAATCGCATTTTTCAGGCAGAAACTGGTGGCAGACGCAGTGAAGGCCTATTGGCGAGTATGAGCCGCTTCCTCAGAGCCTTGAGCCAATAA
- the ilvB gene encoding biosynthetic-type acetolactate synthase large subunit: MRATGAFALVDSLKRHGVKHVFGYPGGAILPIYDEIYRAEARGDLQHLLVRHEQGAAHAADGYARATGQVGVCVATSGPGATNLVTGIATAQMDSIPIVVITGQVPRNAIGTDAFQETDIYGITLPIVKHSYVVRDPRDMARIIAEAFHIAATGRPGPVLVDIPKDVGVEEFDYEPVEPGQINIPGYRPTVKGNPRQVSQALKLLQESHRPLLYAGGGAVMAGAHAEVKQLAERLQMPVTTTLMGKGCFDENHSLAVGMLGMHGTAYANFAVQECDLLVAVGARFDDRVTGKLNEFAPHAKVIHIDIDPAEVGKNRGPQVPIVGDVKQVLAELLRHLQSQGIEADGKTSAWLERIERWKQDYPLVVPQPEGALSPQEVIVEFARQAPEAYYTTDVGQHQMWSAQFLKNGPRHWISSAGLGTMGFGLPSAMGAKVALPDEQVVCISGDASFQMNLQELGTLVQYGIHVKTAVINNGWQGMVRQWQETFYQERYSQSNMEVGMPDLIKLGEAYGIKGIVVRYRDELKDAVAEILAHNGPMLADFRVVRNQNCYPMVAPGKNNSQMLGLPELKKLERATELIYCASCGTKNVTTNHFCPECGTKL, translated from the coding sequence GTGCGAGCAACTGGCGCTTTCGCTCTGGTAGACAGTCTCAAACGACATGGAGTCAAACACGTATTTGGCTACCCCGGCGGCGCGATTCTGCCGATTTACGACGAAATTTACCGAGCGGAAGCACGGGGCGATTTGCAGCACCTTCTAGTGCGGCATGAACAAGGTGCGGCCCATGCCGCTGATGGCTATGCGCGTGCCACTGGGCAGGTTGGTGTCTGTGTGGCTACCTCTGGTCCAGGGGCGACCAACTTGGTGACTGGCATTGCCACGGCTCAGATGGACTCAATTCCGATCGTGGTGATTACAGGTCAGGTGCCGCGTAATGCCATTGGCACTGACGCTTTTCAGGAAACTGACATCTACGGCATCACACTGCCTATCGTGAAGCACTCTTATGTGGTGCGCGATCCTCGCGATATGGCCCGAATCATCGCCGAAGCTTTCCACATTGCTGCCACAGGGCGACCGGGTCCGGTCTTAGTCGACATCCCTAAGGATGTGGGGGTCGAAGAATTTGATTATGAGCCCGTGGAACCGGGTCAAATCAACATCCCAGGCTATCGTCCCACAGTTAAAGGCAATCCTCGTCAGGTCTCACAAGCGCTGAAGTTGCTGCAAGAGAGCCATCGACCTCTGCTATATGCGGGTGGCGGTGCGGTGATGGCAGGTGCGCATGCCGAGGTCAAGCAGCTTGCTGAGCGTCTTCAGATGCCCGTTACTACGACCTTGATGGGTAAAGGCTGCTTTGACGAGAACCATTCCTTAGCGGTGGGCATGTTGGGCATGCATGGTACCGCCTATGCCAACTTTGCCGTGCAAGAGTGTGATCTACTCGTTGCGGTTGGGGCTCGCTTTGACGACCGGGTGACCGGCAAACTCAATGAGTTCGCCCCCCACGCCAAGGTGATCCATATCGATATTGACCCGGCTGAGGTGGGCAAGAATCGGGGACCGCAGGTGCCAATTGTGGGCGACGTCAAGCAAGTGCTCGCAGAATTGCTGCGCCATCTGCAATCTCAAGGTATTGAAGCTGATGGCAAGACCAGTGCCTGGTTAGAGCGAATTGAGCGTTGGAAGCAGGACTATCCCCTAGTTGTGCCCCAACCCGAAGGCGCCCTCTCGCCTCAAGAGGTCATTGTCGAGTTTGCCCGGCAGGCTCCTGAGGCCTACTACACCACTGATGTGGGTCAGCACCAGATGTGGTCGGCTCAGTTTCTTAAGAACGGGCCGCGTCATTGGATCTCGAGTGCCGGCTTGGGCACGATGGGCTTCGGCCTGCCCTCAGCTATGGGGGCGAAGGTGGCTCTGCCAGATGAGCAGGTCGTTTGCATCAGCGGCGACGCTAGCTTTCAGATGAACCTGCAAGAGCTGGGAACGCTAGTGCAGTACGGTATCCACGTGAAGACAGCTGTCATTAACAACGGCTGGCAGGGCATGGTCCGCCAGTGGCAGGAAACCTTCTACCAAGAGCGCTACTCACAGTCCAACATGGAAGTGGGGATGCCTGACTTGATCAAGTTGGGAGAAGCCTATGGCATCAAAGGAATCGTCGTGCGTTACCGCGATGAACTGAAGGATGCAGTGGCCGAAATCCTGGCCCATAATGGCCCGATGCTGGCTGACTTCCGGGTGGTGAGAAACCAAAACTGCTACCCCATGGTGGCTCCTGGCAAGAACAATTCACAAATGCTCGGTTTGCCAGAGTTGAAAAAACTAGAGCGGGCGACAGAACTGATCTATTGCGCCAGTTGCGGCACAAAAAATGTCACAACCAACCACTTCTGCCCAGAGTGCGGCACCAAGCTGTAG